Genomic window (Aminivibrio pyruvatiphilus):
ATACCAGGGGCTTGCCTTCTTCGCCCTGGGAATAGGGTGCTTTGCCCTTGCGGGAATACTTGTGTTCCTTTTCTCGGGTCGCTTTGTGGACCGTCCATCGGGAGCGAAGGCGGGTCCCGCCCTCTCCATAACCGTGCCTGCGGACAAGCCTTCCGGACCGCCGTCGGGAGAGATTTCCCGGCCCGCTCCGGAACCTCCGGAGGCGAAAGAGTGGGTGCTCTACATCACCGGCGGCGTGGCATCGCCGGGAGTCTACTCCCTCCCTCCGGGGAGCAGGGTTCACAACCTTGTGGACGCCGCAGGAGGACTGCTGCCGAACGCTGATCCGGTGAAGGTCAACCTGGCCGCTCCCCTGGCGGACGGGGTGCACGTCCATGTCCCCCTGGCGGGTGAGGTCGGCGGAAAGAACGACATCCCGGTTCCTTCGGCACCTCAGGACAGCGGCTTCCTCCGTCCGCCCGCAATCCCGGGGGGCAGCGGCGGCGGTGCCGTGAGAGTGAACACCGCATCCCTGGAAGAACTCCAGCGTCTTCCCGGGGTCGGGCCGTCCATTGCCCGGGCCATCCTTGAGTACCGGACCCGGAAAGGCAGGTTCACTTCCCTCCAGGACCTGCTGAAAGTGAGCGGAATCGGACCGAAGAAGCTGGAGAGCCTCAGAGACCACGTCGACCTGAGATGATCCCCCTTCCGGGACAGAACGAGGGCATCGCCAGAGCGCCCCTCCTTTTCCTTCTCGGAGCGGTCTTCACGGCCCTCGCCCTCGGGGACAG
Coding sequences:
- a CDS encoding ComEA family DNA-binding protein — protein: MRKGFLSDPKYQGLAFFALGIGCFALAGILVFLFSGRFVDRPSGAKAGPALSITVPADKPSGPPSGEISRPAPEPPEAKEWVLYITGGVASPGVYSLPPGSRVHNLVDAAGGLLPNADPVKVNLAAPLADGVHVHVPLAGEVGGKNDIPVPSAPQDSGFLRPPAIPGGSGGGAVRVNTASLEELQRLPGVGPSIARAILEYRTRKGRFTSLQDLLKVSGIGPKKLESLRDHVDLR